One genomic region from Bubalus bubalis isolate 160015118507 breed Murrah chromosome 12, NDDB_SH_1, whole genome shotgun sequence encodes:
- the EHD3 gene encoding EH domain-containing protein 3: MFSWLRSDDRRRKDPEVFQTVSDGLKKLYRTKLLPLEEHYRFHEFHSPALEDADFDNKPMVLLVGQYSTGKTTFIRYLLEQDFPGMRIGPEPTTDSFIAVMQGEMEGIIPGNALVVDPKKPFRKLNAFGNAFLNRFVCAQLPNPVLESISVIDTPGILSGEKQRISRGYDFAAILEWFAERVDRIILLFDAHKLDISDEFSEVIKALKNHEDKMRVVLNKADQIETQQLMRVYGALMWSLGKIVNTPEVIRVYIGSFWSHPLLIPDNRKLFEAEEQDLFRDIQSLPRNAALRKLNDLIKRARLAKVHAYIISSLKKEMPSMFGKDNKKKELVNNLAEIYGQIEREHQISPGDFPNLKRMQDQLQAQDFSKFQPLKSKLLEVVDDMLAHDIAQLMVLVRQEETQRPAQIVKGGAFEGTLHGPFGHGYGEGAGEGIDDAEWVVARDKPMYDEIFYTLSPVDGKITGANAKKEMVRSKLPNSVLGKIWKLADIDKDGMLDDEEFALANHLIKVKLEGHELPNELPAHLLPPSKRKATE; this comes from the exons ATGTTCAGCTGGCTGCGCTCCGACGACCGCCGGAGGAAGGACCCCGAGGTCTTCCAGACCGTGAGCGATGGGCTCAAGAAACTCTACAGGACCAAGCTGCTGCCGCTGGAAGAGCACTATCGCTTCCACGAGTTTCACTCTCCTGCCCTGGAGGATGCCGATTTCGACAACAAGCCCATGGTGCTGCTGGTGGGCCAGTACTCCACCGGGAAGACCACCTTCATCAG GTATCTCCTGGAACAGGATTTCCCGGGCATGAGGATTGGGCCCGAGCCGACCACTGATTCCTTCATTGCGGTGATGCAAGGCGAGATGGAGGGCATCATCCCCGGGAATGCCCTGGTGGTGGATCCTAAGAAACCTTTCAGGAAACTGAACGCCTTTGGCAATGCCTTCTTGAACAG GTTTGTGTGTGCCCAGCTGCCCAACCCCGTGCTGGAGAGCATCAGCGTCATCGACACACCAGGCATCCTGTCTGGAGAAAAGCAGAGGATCAGCAGAG GGTACGACTTCGCTGCCATCCTCGAGTGGTTCGCCGAGCGGGTGGACCGCATCATCCTGCTCTTTGACGCCCACAAGCTGGACATCTCCGATGAGTTCTCGGAAGTCATCAAAGCCCTCAAGAACCACGAGGACAAGATGCGAGTGGTGCTGAACAAGGCCGACCAGATCGAGACGCAGCAGCTGATGCGGGTGTACGGGGCCCTCATGTGGTCCCTGGGGAAGATCGTCAATACGCCCGAGGTGATCCGGGTCTACATCGGCTCCTTCTGGTCCCACCCGCTTCTCATCCCAGACAACCGGAAGCTCTTTGAGGCCGAGGAGCAGGACCTGTTCAGAGACATCCAGAGCCTGCCCCGAAACGCTGCCCTGCGCAAGCTGAATGATCTCATCAAGAGAGCCAGGCTGGCCAAG GTTCACGCCTACATCATCAGCTCTCTGAAGAAGGAGATGCCCTCCATGTTCGGAAAGGACAACAAGAAGAAGGAGCTGGTGAACAATCTGGCTGAGATTTATGGCCAGATTGAGCGGGAGCACCAGATCTCACCTGGGGACTTCCCCAACCTGAAGAGGATGCAG gaCCAGCTACAAGCCCAGGACTTTAGCAAATTCCAGCCCCTGAAAAGCAAGCTGCTGGAGGTGGTGGATGACATGCTGGCTCATGACATTGCCCAGCTCATGGTGCTGGTGCGCCAGGAGGAGACCCAGCGGCCTGCCCAGATAGTGAAGGGTGGAGCATTCGAGGGCACCCTCCATGGCCCCTTCGGGCATGGCTATGGGGAGGGGGCCGGGGAGGGCATTGATGATGCCGAGTGGGTGGTAGCCAGGGACAAGCCCATGTACGATGAGATCTTCTACACCCTGTCACCGGTGGATGGCAAGATCACGGGCGCCAACGCCAAGAAGGAGATGGTGCGCTCCAAGCTGCCCAATAGCGTGCTGGGCAAGATCTGGAAGCTGGCCGACATCGACAAGGATGGCATGCTGGATGATGAGGAGTTCGCACTGGCCAACCACCTCATCAAGGTCAAGCTGGAGGGGCACGAGCTGCCCAACGAGCTGCCCGCCCACCTTCTACCCCCCTCCAAAAGGAAGGCCACCGAGTGA